In Mucilaginibacter boryungensis, a single window of DNA contains:
- a CDS encoding L-fucose dehydrogenase: MNLSLQNKVIIVSGGAKGIGAAIAKFLAAEGAIPVIIGRRKDDNLKLVQEIADNGGQASQIVAELNDPEACRVAVQDVITAYGRIEGLVNNAGLNDGVGLENGNYEKFIASLHNSLVHYYLLAHYALPELKKTRGPIVNISSKTAETGQGNTSGYAAANGGRNALTREWAVELLKYRIRVNAIVVAECWTPQYANWITTLSDPEEKLKEITARIPLENRMTTGEEIAAMTAFLLSEQSSHTTGQLIHVDGGYVHLDRALLG; the protein is encoded by the coding sequence ATGAACTTAAGTCTGCAAAATAAAGTAATTATTGTTTCAGGTGGGGCCAAGGGTATTGGCGCCGCTATTGCTAAATTTTTAGCTGCCGAGGGTGCAATTCCTGTAATTATTGGCCGGCGCAAAGATGACAACTTAAAATTAGTTCAGGAGATTGCCGACAACGGAGGGCAAGCTTCCCAAATTGTAGCCGAGCTTAACGATCCGGAAGCATGCCGTGTTGCTGTGCAGGATGTGATTACAGCTTATGGCAGAATTGAAGGGCTGGTTAATAATGCCGGGTTGAATGATGGGGTAGGCCTGGAGAATGGAAATTATGAAAAGTTTATAGCATCGTTACACAATAGCCTGGTGCATTATTACTTGTTAGCCCATTATGCCTTGCCTGAACTAAAAAAGACACGAGGCCCGATTGTGAATATCAGTTCGAAGACGGCGGAAACAGGCCAGGGCAATACATCAGGCTATGCAGCTGCCAATGGCGGGCGAAATGCGCTTACCCGCGAATGGGCCGTAGAATTACTGAAATACCGCATCAGGGTAAACGCTATAGTAGTTGCCGAGTGCTGGACACCACAGTATGCAAACTGGATAACGACGCTGTCCGATCCGGAGGAAAAATTAAAAGAGATTACTGCGCGTATCCCGCTTGAGAACAGGATGACAACAGGCGAGGAAATTGCCGCAATGACCGCTTTCCTTCTCTCTGAGCAATCCAGTCACACTACAGGGCAGCTTATTCATGTTGATGGCGGTTATGTCCATCTGGACAGGGCGTTGCTCGGTTAA
- a CDS encoding UxaA family hydrolase, with protein sequence MENKTANYLHIHPADNVLVALTDLPVGTIIRHAGKEILLKDRIAAKHKFTIDDLATESEIKMYGVLVGRASKPISQGSLISVDNIYHAASDFKLSGRQTQWVKPNVDQFSGQTFMGYHRADGSVGTANYWLIIPLVFCENRNVQVLREALNDQLGFSKPRGYTAEVTKLVKMYKAGQTVSELLAADLDVSADESVTERLFPNIDGIKFLTHDLGCGGTRADSNALCGLLAGYITHPNVAGATVLSLGCQHAQASILLKEIEKRDANFQKPLVVLEQQEIGTEKKLLQEALKRTFAGLVEANNCKREPAPLSRLCIGLECGGSDGFSGISANPTLGVLSDMVVSLGGSVILAEFPELCGVEQELSNRCQNEQTALKFMELMTSYNARAKAVGSGFHANPSPGNIKDGLITDAIKSAGAAKKAGTSPVVAVLDYPEKVTTSGLNLLCTPGSDVESTTAEVAAGANIVLFTTGLGTPTGNPVAPVIKVSSNTKLSEKMPDIIDVNCGTIIDGTETITQAAERLLDFVITVASGYQQPKAVRLGQDDFIPWKRDVSL encoded by the coding sequence ATGGAAAATAAAACAGCCAACTATCTGCACATCCATCCGGCAGACAACGTATTGGTCGCATTGACAGATTTACCGGTGGGAACGATTATCAGGCATGCAGGTAAAGAGATTCTGCTTAAAGACCGTATAGCGGCTAAACATAAATTCACTATCGACGATCTGGCTACCGAGAGCGAAATTAAAATGTATGGGGTATTGGTAGGCCGTGCCAGTAAGCCGATTAGCCAGGGCTCGCTGATCTCTGTCGATAACATTTACCACGCAGCCAGCGATTTTAAATTAAGCGGCCGGCAAACACAATGGGTAAAACCGAATGTAGACCAGTTTAGCGGGCAAACCTTTATGGGTTATCATCGCGCTGACGGATCGGTGGGTACCGCTAATTACTGGCTGATAATACCCCTTGTTTTCTGTGAAAACCGGAACGTGCAGGTATTAAGGGAGGCGTTGAACGATCAGTTAGGCTTTAGCAAGCCGCGCGGCTATACTGCCGAAGTTACAAAATTAGTAAAAATGTATAAGGCCGGTCAAACGGTAAGTGAGCTGTTAGCTGCCGACCTTGATGTATCCGCCGATGAAAGTGTTACAGAAAGGCTTTTCCCTAATATCGACGGCATCAAATTTTTGACCCACGATTTGGGTTGCGGGGGCACACGCGCCGACTCTAATGCGCTTTGCGGCCTGTTGGCTGGCTATATTACGCATCCCAATGTAGCGGGTGCAACAGTATTAAGTTTAGGCTGCCAGCATGCACAGGCATCTATTTTATTAAAAGAGATAGAGAAGCGTGATGCTAATTTTCAAAAACCACTGGTTGTGCTGGAGCAGCAGGAGATAGGCACAGAAAAAAAACTGTTACAGGAAGCTTTAAAACGGACATTTGCCGGTTTGGTAGAAGCGAATAACTGCAAACGGGAACCCGCGCCCCTGTCCCGTTTGTGTATTGGTTTGGAGTGTGGTGGTTCGGATGGGTTTTCGGGTATCTCAGCCAACCCAACATTGGGTGTACTATCGGATATGGTGGTATCGCTTGGCGGTTCAGTAATTTTAGCTGAGTTTCCCGAACTGTGCGGTGTGGAGCAGGAATTAAGCAACCGGTGTCAAAACGAGCAGACAGCCCTGAAGTTTATGGAGCTTATGACCTCGTACAATGCACGGGCAAAGGCCGTTGGTTCGGGGTTTCATGCCAATCCTTCACCGGGAAACATCAAGGATGGCTTGATCACAGACGCTATCAAATCGGCCGGGGCCGCAAAAAAAGCGGGCACATCTCCTGTTGTAGCAGTGCTGGATTATCCGGAAAAGGTAACCACATCCGGGCTAAACTTACTTTGTACACCCGGCAGCGATGTAGAAAGTACTACAGCTGAAGTTGCCGCAGGCGCTAATATTGTTTTATTCACTACCGGGTTGGGAACGCCTACCGGCAACCCGGTCGCCCCGGTCATCAAGGTATCAAGTAATACTAAATTGTCTGAAAAGATGCCTGACATTATTGATGTCAACTGCGGTACTATCATTGACGGAACGGAAACCATTACGCAGGCGGCAGAACGGTTACTGGATTTTGTAATTACAGTAGCAAGTGGCTACCAGCAACCTAAAGCCGTGCGTTTAGGGCAAGATGATTTTATTCCCTGGAAACGGGATGTTTCGTTATAA
- the fucP gene encoding L-fucose:H+ symporter permease yields MNRTIYFFAFILVTSLFFLWAFLHNINPILIPHLKKACQLSDMQSALIDFSVYLAYFLIAVPAGFFMHKFGFKKAIIAGLVFYALGALLFLPAANARSYTFFLFALFIIASGATFLETAANPYIAALGDRKTAAQRLNFAQSFNGLGSFIAPLIGGRFILSGVEHSARELNSMSPAQLNNYLLSEASTVKTPYLIIGVAVLLLTIIFLFARIPEVNPGDADDTNSHAPATNFSIKVLRHAHLKWAVIAQFFYVGAQVGVGSFFIRYAKFVAAIDEKEAAFLWGAIAMVGFMAGRFLGTFLMRFISPQRLLSVYALINIILLIIAVSTTGTIALYAVIAVPFFMSIMYPTIFALGINGLAAETKIAASFLVMAIIGGALSPLLMGFISDHTGSIQLAYIVPLLCFVIIFIYGIKGHQVRSALRLEQTL; encoded by the coding sequence ATGAACCGAACCATCTATTTTTTTGCCTTCATCCTTGTTACTTCCCTGTTCTTTTTGTGGGCCTTTTTACATAACATTAACCCTATACTCATCCCGCACCTTAAAAAAGCCTGTCAGTTAAGCGATATGCAATCCGCGCTTATCGATTTCTCAGTTTACCTTGCTTATTTCCTGATAGCGGTACCTGCCGGTTTTTTTATGCACAAATTCGGTTTTAAAAAAGCTATTATCGCAGGACTTGTTTTTTATGCACTCGGGGCTTTGCTTTTCTTGCCTGCCGCCAACGCGCGCAGCTACACTTTTTTTCTATTCGCGTTGTTCATTATAGCCAGTGGCGCTACCTTTCTGGAAACTGCCGCTAATCCATATATCGCAGCCCTCGGCGATCGTAAAACCGCCGCGCAACGGCTCAATTTTGCACAATCATTTAATGGCCTTGGGTCGTTTATAGCTCCGCTGATAGGTGGTCGGTTTATCCTTTCGGGCGTTGAACATTCTGCCCGGGAATTGAATAGCATGTCTCCTGCGCAATTGAATAACTATCTTTTGTCTGAAGCTTCTACCGTAAAAACCCCTTACCTGATTATAGGTGTAGCCGTACTGCTGCTAACCATCATTTTCTTATTCGCACGTATTCCTGAAGTTAACCCGGGAGATGCCGATGACACGAACAGTCATGCCCCCGCTACAAATTTTTCTATTAAAGTACTTCGTCATGCCCATTTAAAGTGGGCAGTTATTGCTCAATTCTTTTATGTAGGTGCGCAGGTAGGCGTCGGTAGCTTTTTTATCCGTTATGCCAAATTTGTAGCTGCCATTGATGAGAAAGAAGCAGCGTTTCTGTGGGGGGCAATTGCGATGGTTGGGTTTATGGCAGGCCGTTTTTTAGGCACTTTCTTAATGCGGTTCATCTCCCCTCAGCGTTTATTAAGTGTTTATGCATTAATTAATATCATACTACTCATAATAGCTGTTAGCACCACCGGAACAATAGCGCTTTACGCGGTAATAGCAGTGCCCTTTTTTATGTCTATCATGTACCCAACTATTTTTGCACTTGGCATCAATGGTTTGGCTGCCGAAACTAAAATCGCCGCTTCTTTTCTGGTAATGGCAATTATTGGCGGCGCGCTGTCGCCTTTGTTAATGGGATTTATTTCTGACCATACCGGCAGCATCCAATTAGCCTATATTGTGCCTTTGCTGTGTTTTGTTATCATATTTATTTACGGTATAAAAGGTCATCAGGTCAGATCAGCTCTGCGTTTAGAGCAAACATTATAA
- a CDS encoding AraC family transcriptional regulator → MKPQLLKVSKDLTYSFSARRDTMPDINNRWHYHPEIELIFFKQGSGTQFIGDNISRFQSGDLMIIGADLPHYWKFDDCYFEAPDEQQVDVCVVHFTENFWGDVFLNMPENKEIKRLLEAARLGIKMTGPSRKAIGDVVENIIAGEGARKLILLLEVLHTISNYGNHSTIASVGFKHNFDRQEKDKINAIYNYSITHFKKTISLSEIAAVANVSPHTFCRYFKSKSRRTYSYFLKEIRIGHACKLLIEDKLNIKEICFESGFNNLASFHKAFKEITRKTPLSYQKSYTQGSDIPLKKVG, encoded by the coding sequence ATGAAGCCGCAACTTTTAAAAGTTTCAAAGGACCTTACTTATTCTTTCAGCGCACGACGGGATACCATGCCGGATATTAATAACCGATGGCATTATCATCCCGAGATTGAACTGATATTTTTTAAGCAAGGGAGCGGTACACAATTTATTGGCGATAATATAAGCCGCTTTCAATCGGGCGACTTAATGATCATTGGTGCCGATCTGCCGCATTATTGGAAATTTGACGACTGCTATTTTGAGGCCCCGGACGAACAACAGGTTGATGTTTGTGTAGTACATTTCACCGAAAATTTTTGGGGAGATGTATTTCTAAATATGCCGGAGAATAAGGAGATAAAAAGGTTATTGGAGGCAGCACGGTTGGGTATCAAAATGACTGGCCCCTCACGGAAAGCGATAGGTGATGTGGTGGAAAATATAATTGCCGGTGAAGGTGCGCGGAAACTTATTTTGTTACTGGAAGTTTTACATACCATTAGTAATTACGGCAACCATTCTACTATAGCCTCGGTAGGTTTTAAGCATAATTTTGACAGGCAGGAAAAAGATAAGATCAACGCGATATACAATTACTCTATCACGCATTTCAAAAAAACCATATCACTAAGCGAAATAGCTGCGGTAGCCAATGTCAGTCCCCATACATTTTGCCGGTATTTTAAATCAAAAAGCCGTAGGACCTATTCTTACTTTTTAAAAGAAATACGTATTGGCCATGCTTGTAAGTTATTAATAGAAGACAAGCTGAACATAAAAGAAATATGCTTTGAAAGTGGTTTTAATAACCTGGCCAGTTTTCACAAAGCATTTAAAGAAATAACACGTAAAACGCCACTGAGTTACCAGAAGAGTTATACGCAAGGCTCGGATATTCCTTTAAAAAAGGTTGGATAA
- a CDS encoding phosphatidylinositol-specific phospholipase C/glycerophosphodiester phosphodiesterase family protein, with protein MAKYCFRLCKLFFLIFLLATGLQTRAQTISLLNAFAHNDYSHKHPLFDALNNGYNHVEADVYLWHGKLIVTHILPILHHKKELEQLYFQPLEACVNNESAETSAPAYPITLMIDIKSGADGTYRKLEELLDKYKSIISGYENGKFVQRKITVVISGHKPEKLLKAEGTRLAFIDADLMRARQDTLATNVYQMASCKYSKLIKWNGKGQFPEAQRQRLCAYVRMAHQYGEKVRLWKSPDNNSVWKELLSCGVDLINTDKLVKLKNFLLFNNKGDAPSANTAL; from the coding sequence ATGGCAAAGTATTGCTTCAGGCTGTGTAAACTATTTTTTTTAATTTTTCTCCTGGCAACAGGGTTACAAACCCGGGCGCAAACAATTTCTCTGTTAAATGCCTTCGCCCATAACGATTACTCGCACAAGCACCCATTATTTGATGCATTGAATAACGGCTATAACCATGTTGAAGCCGATGTTTATTTATGGCACGGTAAACTTATTGTAACCCATATCCTGCCTATTTTGCATCATAAAAAAGAACTGGAACAATTATACTTTCAGCCGCTGGAAGCTTGTGTTAATAACGAAAGCGCAGAAACGAGCGCGCCGGCCTACCCTATTACATTGATGATAGATATTAAATCGGGCGCCGATGGCACTTATCGCAAACTGGAGGAGTTGTTGGATAAATACAAATCCATTATCTCGGGGTACGAAAACGGCAAATTTGTACAGCGGAAAATAACCGTGGTAATTAGTGGTCATAAGCCCGAAAAATTACTAAAAGCCGAAGGCACTCGCCTGGCATTTATTGACGCTGATTTAATGAGGGCGCGCCAGGATACGCTTGCAACAAATGTTTACCAGATGGCCAGTTGCAAATATTCTAAACTGATAAAGTGGAACGGTAAAGGCCAATTCCCCGAAGCACAACGCCAGCGTTTATGCGCTTATGTGCGCATGGCACATCAATACGGTGAAAAAGTGAGACTATGGAAATCTCCTGACAATAATTCCGTATGGAAAGAGCTGTTAAGTTGCGGTGTCGATCTGATCAATACTGATAAACTGGTTAAGCTGAAAAACTTCTTACTATTTAATAATAAGGGCGACGCTCCGTCAGCTAATACCGCTTTGTAG
- the rlmF gene encoding 23S rRNA (adenine(1618)-N(6))-methyltransferase RlmF, giving the protein MSTDPKQKPATKENLHPRNSHRTGYDFKLLCKASPELKHFVGPNQFGDESIDFSNPAAVKALNKALLKYYYGVEGWEIPEGYLCPPIPGRADYLHYVADMLSELNGGKIPRGKKINVLDIGMGANCVYPLIGSAVYDWRFVGTDIDPQAIRSAKDIISHNPKFQNNIVLRLQTNKANIFKGIIKDGEGFDITMCNPPFHASLQEAQISTATKWKKLGVEKQTAALNFGGQKTELWCPGGEVGFIRRMVEQSELVAKQCLWFTSLVSKKDTLPIIYKALHGYKALEVKTITMMHGQKTSRIIAWTFLTPAEQQQWKKDFWDKD; this is encoded by the coding sequence ATGTCTACTGATCCAAAACAAAAACCGGCAACCAAAGAAAACCTGCACCCCCGTAATTCGCACAGAACAGGATACGATTTCAAATTGCTTTGCAAAGCCAGTCCGGAGCTAAAACACTTTGTTGGCCCAAACCAGTTTGGCGACGAATCGATAGATTTTAGCAACCCGGCGGCGGTAAAAGCCCTGAACAAAGCACTTTTAAAATACTATTATGGTGTAGAAGGCTGGGAGATCCCTGAAGGGTACCTTTGCCCTCCCATACCTGGCCGGGCCGATTATCTGCATTATGTGGCTGACATGCTCAGCGAACTAAACGGTGGCAAAATCCCACGCGGCAAAAAAATAAATGTATTGGATATTGGCATGGGCGCTAATTGTGTTTATCCCTTAATTGGCAGTGCAGTTTACGATTGGCGTTTTGTAGGTACCGATATCGATCCGCAGGCAATCCGCTCGGCAAAGGATATCATATCGCACAACCCTAAATTTCAGAATAACATTGTGTTGCGTTTGCAAACCAACAAGGCCAATATTTTCAAAGGCATTATAAAGGATGGCGAAGGCTTTGATATTACCATGTGCAACCCTCCTTTCCATGCCTCGTTACAGGAAGCGCAAATATCTACCGCTACCAAATGGAAAAAACTTGGCGTTGAAAAACAAACTGCCGCGCTAAATTTTGGCGGGCAAAAAACTGAACTATGGTGCCCCGGTGGCGAGGTAGGTTTTATTCGCCGCATGGTAGAACAAAGCGAGCTTGTAGCGAAACAATGTTTATGGTTTACCAGCCTGGTATCTAAAAAAGATACCTTGCCCATTATTTATAAAGCACTGCATGGCTACAAAGCGCTTGAAGTTAAAACCATTACCATGATGCATGGGCAAAAAACAAGCCGCATTATTGCCTGGACGTTTTTAACACCCGCAGAACAACAGCAATGGAAAAAGGATTTTTGGGATAAGGATTAA
- a CDS encoding pyrophosphohydrolase domain-containing protein produces the protein MEEPQALNSVAEFHRTFKHPIQEQPKMPTKERAALRVSLLAEELKELQQAIDDNDMIEVADALCDLQYVLSGAILEFGLGEKFKALFDEVHRSNMSKACKTVEEAHQTIAHYLAKDNVEAHYKELDGLFLVYRTADNKTLKSIAYSPAGIKAMMEE, from the coding sequence ATGGAAGAACCACAAGCATTAAACTCGGTAGCCGAATTTCACAGAACGTTTAAACACCCTATACAGGAGCAGCCTAAAATGCCCACCAAAGAGCGTGCTGCATTGAGGGTTTCCCTGCTGGCCGAAGAATTGAAAGAACTACAGCAAGCCATTGATGACAACGATATGATTGAAGTAGCCGATGCCCTGTGCGATCTGCAATATGTATTATCGGGTGCCATACTGGAGTTTGGTTTGGGTGAGAAATTTAAGGCCTTATTTGATGAGGTACACCGGTCTAACATGAGCAAAGCCTGCAAAACCGTTGAGGAAGCACACCAAACCATTGCCCATTATTTAGCCAAAGACAACGTTGAAGCCCATTATAAGGAGCTGGACGGCTTGTTCCTGGTTTATCGCACAGCTGATAATAAAACCTTAAAATCCATTGCTTATTCTCCGGCAGGGATCAAGGCGATGATGGAAGAATAG
- a CDS encoding PfkB family carbohydrate kinase: MPGYDICCIGHITSDKVVTNQSVMYMPGGTAYYFSCALSKFPIKYLLATALAPAEIHYVEMLREKGVEVMVQPSAKTVFFENIYGENQDERTQNVLAIADNFNTQQFSDTEAQIFHLGPLLANDISIDLIKLLATKGRVSLDVQGYLRRVEDQKVYPTDWPGRKDALQYIDILKADVAELKALTGLSGVRDGVMEIADWGVKEIVITNGSQGSTIWHAGVFYDIPAFSPEITIDATGCGDTYMAGYLYQRIKGADIQQSGRFAAAMAGLKTANAGAFQGTVAEVQAFLEAGRN; encoded by the coding sequence ATGCCCGGATACGACATTTGTTGCATAGGCCACATCACATCTGATAAAGTAGTTACTAATCAATCGGTAATGTACATGCCGGGCGGCACAGCCTATTATTTTTCGTGCGCGTTAAGCAAATTTCCGATAAAATACCTGCTGGCTACAGCGCTGGCCCCCGCCGAGATACATTATGTAGAAATGCTTCGCGAGAAAGGCGTTGAAGTAATGGTTCAGCCCAGCGCAAAAACCGTGTTTTTCGAAAACATCTATGGGGAAAATCAGGATGAACGCACCCAAAATGTATTGGCCATTGCCGATAACTTCAATACCCAACAATTTAGTGATACGGAAGCGCAGATATTTCATTTGGGACCGTTACTTGCTAACGACATTTCTATCGACCTGATAAAATTACTGGCCACTAAAGGCCGGGTTAGTTTAGATGTTCAAGGCTATCTGCGCCGGGTTGAGGACCAGAAGGTGTACCCTACTGACTGGCCGGGGAGAAAGGATGCGCTGCAATACATCGATATTTTAAAAGCTGATGTTGCCGAATTGAAAGCGCTGACCGGATTAAGCGGCGTACGGGATGGTGTGATGGAAATAGCGGACTGGGGTGTAAAAGAGATAGTGATAACTAATGGCAGCCAGGGATCAACTATATGGCATGCCGGTGTATTTTATGATATCCCTGCTTTTTCCCCGGAAATAACAATAGACGCCACTGGTTGCGGCGATACCTACATGGCTGGTTATTTATACCAGCGTATAAAAGGTGCAGATATACAACAATCGGGCAGGTTTGCCGCTGCAATGGCGGGCTTAAAAACAGCTAACGCGGGTGCCTTCCAGGGCACTGTTGCCGAGGTGCAGGCATTTTTAGAAGCAGGCCGAAATTAA
- a CDS encoding DEAD/DEAH box helicase, with protein sequence MLRVDSSKPCQIIYAIARHEFLSYVIEPHIVQLNPNGEFSLTYQRLFSNTAKEFATCLDETDIKLIKILEDLEQGNIIKKYYKKPVRPFEFFSKIFNDQLFETIRPKMEKRMAEALNLLPGKQIYQMSKEGYPAGKQLHIATEPASVLFHFRRDAEEIRYFPTIKYQGLRIEFMFKNAEIICNHPAWMMMDDTLYYFDKEIEGKKLVPFLNKRYIAIPRSSEQSYFEKFVAPLIEKHSVYAEGFTINTEKYDAVPILKPIYVPGGTSQMQLCFRYAGYIFPYGDGRQVSVRIDKNGDDYIFHRIKRSVTWEKNKLLELEALGLKTVSSLFQNLEVDNTDTDADQSFSVFEWLNQHHDQLLQDGFEIEQPDGQKRYLFGNSKIDLEVTERNDWFDIYAVVHFGPYKIPFMELRNHILNHKKEFILPSGEIAVIPEKWFSQYGNLLHFAESGKELKLRKHHLGLLTELAEGELAGIAMDRKLQKLTDFEEVSDIPMPVNFSGSLRHYQQAGYNWFHFLREYHFGGCLADDMGLGKTIQTLALLQKNKEDTEAAGGKSTSLLIMPTSLIYNWINEAKKFTPQLKMMVHTGAFRYKSPEVFSNYDVVVTTYGITRIDIEMFKSFFFDYVILDESQNIKNPSSKSYQAVKQLKSRFKLILSGTPVENSVNDLWTQMSFINPGLLGSQQFFMNEFVTPIEKKKDEEKARKLQAIIKPFVLRRTKEQVATELPPKTEHLFYCQMSDEQASVYEKVKSEYRNELLKSLEDGTFAQTQMQVLQGLIKLRQIANHPSMIDDDYEGDSGKFENVVHTLSNVLDGGHKVLIFSQFVKQLQIYRRYFDEENITYTYLDGSTQNRGEIVKRFQEDEKTKVFLISIKAGGVGLNLTEADYVFILDPWWNPAVEQQAIDRTHRIGQTKNVFIYKFITKDTVEEKILALQQRKLSVARALITTEESFIKTLTPEDIRDILA encoded by the coding sequence ATGTTACGCGTCGACAGCAGCAAACCTTGCCAAATTATTTATGCCATTGCCAGGCATGAATTTCTGTCGTATGTTATTGAGCCTCACATAGTTCAATTAAACCCCAACGGCGAGTTTTCTCTTACTTATCAGCGTTTATTCAGCAATACAGCTAAGGAATTTGCCACTTGTCTGGACGAAACCGATATCAAATTAATTAAGATACTGGAAGACCTGGAGCAAGGCAACATCATCAAAAAATACTACAAAAAACCCGTTCGCCCGTTCGAGTTTTTTAGCAAAATATTTAACGACCAGTTATTTGAAACCATCCGCCCAAAAATGGAAAAACGGATGGCAGAGGCGCTGAACCTTTTGCCCGGCAAGCAAATTTACCAGATGAGCAAAGAGGGTTATCCGGCTGGTAAACAGCTGCATATAGCCACAGAACCAGCCTCGGTGTTGTTTCATTTCAGGCGCGATGCGGAGGAGATACGCTACTTTCCTACTATTAAATACCAGGGCCTGCGCATTGAGTTTATGTTTAAGAACGCCGAGATCATTTGCAACCACCCCGCCTGGATGATGATGGATGATACGCTTTATTACTTTGACAAAGAGATTGAAGGCAAAAAACTGGTGCCGTTTTTAAACAAACGCTATATCGCTATCCCCCGCTCGTCCGAGCAATCCTACTTCGAAAAGTTTGTGGCGCCGCTGATAGAGAAGCATTCGGTTTACGCGGAAGGCTTTACCATAAATACCGAAAAATACGACGCGGTGCCTATCCTGAAGCCTATTTATGTGCCGGGCGGGACATCGCAAATGCAATTATGTTTCAGGTACGCTGGCTATATTTTCCCTTACGGGGACGGCAGACAGGTATCGGTACGGATAGATAAAAACGGCGACGATTATATTTTCCATCGCATAAAACGTTCGGTTACCTGGGAAAAAAATAAACTACTGGAACTGGAAGCGCTGGGTTTAAAGACCGTTTCATCGTTGTTTCAAAACCTGGAGGTGGATAACACCGACACTGATGCCGATCAGTCGTTCTCGGTATTTGAATGGCTGAACCAACACCACGACCAGCTACTGCAGGATGGCTTTGAGATTGAGCAACCTGATGGTCAGAAACGCTACCTGTTTGGTAACAGTAAAATAGACCTTGAAGTAACCGAACGTAACGATTGGTTTGATATTTACGCCGTAGTGCATTTTGGCCCCTACAAAATTCCGTTTATGGAATTGCGCAACCATATCCTTAACCACAAAAAGGAATTTATTTTGCCATCAGGCGAAATTGCGGTGATACCCGAAAAATGGTTTTCCCAGTATGGCAACCTACTGCATTTTGCTGAGAGCGGCAAGGAACTTAAGCTGCGCAAGCACCACCTGGGCTTATTAACAGAACTGGCTGAAGGCGAACTGGCCGGGATTGCCATGGACCGCAAACTGCAGAAGCTGACTGATTTTGAAGAGGTAAGTGATATACCAATGCCTGTTAATTTTTCGGGTAGCCTGCGGCACTACCAGCAAGCCGGCTATAACTGGTTCCATTTTTTAAGGGAATACCATTTTGGTGGTTGCCTGGCCGATGATATGGGCTTGGGTAAAACTATACAAACGCTGGCCCTGCTGCAAAAAAACAAAGAAGATACCGAAGCCGCGGGAGGTAAAAGTACATCATTACTGATTATGCCTACATCGCTTATTTATAACTGGATAAATGAGGCTAAAAAGTTTACGCCGCAATTAAAAATGATGGTGCATACCGGCGCATTCAGATATAAAAGTCCCGAGGTATTTAGCAATTACGATGTGGTGGTTACCACGTACGGTATTACCCGTATTGATATTGAAATGTTCAAATCGTTTTTTTTCGATTATGTAATATTGGACGAAAGCCAGAACATTAAAAACCCATCATCAAAATCGTACCAGGCGGTGAAGCAATTAAAATCGCGCTTTAAGCTGATACTGAGCGGTACCCCGGTAGAAAATTCGGTGAACGACCTGTGGACGCAAATGTCGTTCATTAATCCCGGCCTGTTAGGTAGTCAGCAATTTTTTATGAATGAATTTGTGACGCCGATAGAAAAGAAAAAGGATGAAGAAAAAGCACGCAAGTTGCAAGCCATTATTAAGCCCTTTGTTTTACGCCGTACAAAAGAGCAGGTAGCTACCGAATTACCGCCCAAAACCGAGCATCTTTTTTATTGCCAGATGAGCGACGAACAGGCATCGGTTTATGAAAAGGTAAAGTCAGAATATCGTAATGAATTACTGAAGAGCCTGGAAGACGGCACCTTTGCCCAGACACAAATGCAGGTATTACAGGGACTGATCAAGCTGCGCCAGATTGCCAATCACCCCAGTATGATAGACGACGACTACGAGGGTGATAGCGGTAAGTTTGAGAACGTGGTACATACGCTTAGCAATGTGTTGGATGGCGGACATAAGGTGCTCATCTTCTCGCAGTTTGTAAAGCAATTACAAATATACCGGCGTTATTTTGATGAAGAAAACATAACCTACACTTACCTTGATGGCAGCACCCAAAACCGCGGTGAAATTGTAAAACGATTTCAGGAAGATGAAAAAACCAAAGTGTTCCTGATCTCGATAAAAGCCGGAGGAGTGGGTTTAAACCTTACCGAGGCCGATTACGTTTTTATACTTGACCCCTGGTGGAACCCCGCGGTTGAACAACAGGCTATTGACCGCACACATCGTATTGGCCAAACCAAAAACGTGTTCATTTATAAATTTATCACCAAAGATACGGTTGAAGAAAAGATACTGGCCTTGCAACAGCGCAAATTAAGCGTTGCCCGCGCGCTGATAACTACCGAAGAAAGTTTTATTAAAACACTAACGCCCGAGGATATCAGGGATATACTGGCTTAG